One segment of Halomonas sp. TD01 DNA contains the following:
- the purD gene encoding phosphoribosylamine--glycine ligase, whose amino-acid sequence MNVLMIGGGGREHALAWKLAQSSDVEQVFVAPGNAGTATEPKLTNVTIEATDLDALVAFAQREQVALTVVGPEAPLVEGIVDRFHSAGLTIFGPSQRAAQLEGSKSFTKDFLARHQIPSAAYQTFTAVEPALAYLAEMGAPIVIKADGLAAGKGVIVAMSEAEAEAAIRDMLEANAFGDAGARVVIEEFLEGEEASFIVMVDGENVVPMATSQDHKRAYDGDTGPNTGGMGAYSPAPVVTPEVDARIMEQVILPTVRGMAEEGNAYTGFLYAGLMIDTEGNPKVIEYNCRFGDPETQPIMMRLTSDLAALCLAGAKGELADKQCQWDPRAAVGVVMAAGGYPGSYRKGDVIHGLEQAEQAQCKVFHAGTTQAADGSILTAGGRVLCVTALGSTVSAAQQQAYQGVKAIHWEGAEFRRDIAFRAIAREK is encoded by the coding sequence ATGAACGTTTTAATGATAGGTGGCGGTGGCCGCGAGCATGCATTGGCTTGGAAACTAGCGCAGTCTAGTGACGTCGAGCAGGTGTTCGTAGCGCCAGGTAATGCAGGTACTGCCACCGAGCCTAAATTGACCAACGTGACTATTGAAGCAACAGATTTGGACGCGTTGGTTGCGTTTGCCCAGCGCGAGCAAGTGGCGCTGACAGTGGTGGGGCCAGAAGCGCCGTTAGTTGAAGGGATTGTCGATCGCTTTCACTCGGCGGGCCTAACAATTTTTGGCCCTTCTCAACGCGCTGCACAATTGGAAGGCTCTAAATCGTTTACTAAAGATTTTCTTGCACGTCACCAGATTCCTTCAGCTGCATATCAAACTTTTACGGCAGTAGAGCCTGCCTTGGCTTATTTAGCTGAAATGGGCGCACCTATCGTTATCAAAGCTGATGGCTTGGCGGCAGGTAAAGGCGTTATTGTGGCGATGAGTGAAGCTGAAGCTGAAGCGGCTATTCGCGATATGTTAGAGGCGAATGCGTTTGGCGATGCAGGTGCACGCGTTGTTATTGAAGAGTTCCTGGAAGGCGAAGAAGCTAGTTTTATCGTCATGGTCGATGGCGAAAATGTGGTGCCCATGGCAACTAGCCAAGACCACAAGCGTGCTTATGACGGCGACACTGGTCCCAATACGGGTGGTATGGGAGCCTACTCCCCAGCGCCGGTGGTAACGCCGGAGGTCGACGCGCGTATTATGGAGCAGGTTATTCTCCCTACCGTGCGCGGCATGGCAGAAGAGGGTAATGCATACACTGGCTTTTTGTATGCGGGCCTAATGATTGACACTGAAGGCAATCCTAAGGTTATTGAATATAATTGCCGTTTTGGTGACCCTGAAACTCAGCCGATCATGATGCGGTTAACGTCAGATTTAGCCGCGCTTTGTCTGGCTGGCGCTAAGGGTGAGCTTGCTGATAAGCAGTGTCAGTGGGACCCCCGCGCGGCAGTGGGTGTTGTGATGGCGGCAGGCGGCTATCCCGGCAGTTACCGCAAAGGCGATGTCATTCACGGTTTGGAACAGGCAGAGCAAGCGCAGTGCAAGGTATTTCATGCAGGTACTACACAGGCTGCTGACGGCAGTATCTTAACCGCAGGTGGGCGAGTGCTGTGTGTAACGGCATTAGGCAGCACGGTATCGGCTGCTCAACAGCAAGCATATCAGGGTGTCAAAGCGATTCACTGGGAGGGCGCTGAGTTCCGCCGTGATATCGCTTTCCGTGCTATCGCCCGGGAAAAATAG
- a CDS encoding acyl-CoA thioesterase — MERVTLDFPTAAIIHRHPLTVRVTDMNYGRHLGHDALVSLLHEARVHAFAALGLPEWDMKGYPSVVVDLAVQYQSEARWPDALMIETAVPEPQGKALAVYQRICHAETGKVVATARVNQLLLDLSSGRPVKVPDDVVQAIARAIAQERGA; from the coding sequence ATGGAGCGTGTCACGCTGGATTTCCCCACGGCAGCAATTATTCATCGGCACCCTTTGACGGTGCGCGTCACGGATATGAATTACGGCCGCCACCTGGGGCATGATGCTTTGGTATCGCTGCTACATGAAGCCCGCGTGCATGCGTTCGCTGCGCTAGGTTTGCCTGAGTGGGACATGAAAGGGTACCCGAGTGTTGTTGTCGACTTAGCGGTTCAGTACCAGAGCGAGGCGCGATGGCCAGATGCTTTAATGATTGAAACCGCTGTCCCTGAGCCACAAGGCAAAGCGTTGGCGGTTTATCAGCGTATTTGTCATGCAGAAACCGGTAAGGTGGTGGCAACGGCTCGGGTTAACCAACTTCTTTTAGACCTTTCTTCAGGGCGGCCTGTCAAAGTGCCTGATGACGTTGTGCAGGCGATAGCTCGGGCGATAGCTCAGGAGAGAGGTGCTTAA
- a CDS encoding phosphoribulokinase — MSREYPIIAITGSSGAGTTTVRRSFERMFLREDVHAAMVDGDAFHRYTRDDLQRIFRDEPERKDELSHFAVEANLLDRLEGLFIEYGEHGAGTFRHYIHAEDKQKIEAGYRVGTFTEWQSLPCGTDLLFYEGLHGGLVTQEYDIARHVDLLVGVAPTMNLEWIQKIDRDTKLRGYSQEAVIDTILGRMDDYVRYIQPQFSRTHINFQRVPTVDTSNPFEVQDIPTDAESFVVIRFRDPSTVDFPWLLAMIKDSFMTRPHTLVVPGARMSLAMELILAPLVRHLLSQRRFR; from the coding sequence ATGTCGCGGGAATATCCAATAATTGCCATCACAGGTTCTTCAGGTGCGGGTACCACCACGGTGCGTCGCAGCTTTGAGCGCATGTTTCTGCGTGAAGATGTGCACGCTGCCATGGTGGACGGCGATGCCTTTCACCGCTATACCCGTGATGATCTACAGCGGATTTTCCGTGATGAGCCCGAGCGCAAAGATGAGCTTTCTCACTTTGCAGTAGAAGCCAATCTGCTCGACCGGCTTGAAGGGCTCTTTATTGAGTACGGTGAACATGGAGCGGGTACGTTCCGTCACTATATTCATGCAGAAGATAAGCAAAAAATTGAGGCGGGTTATCGGGTAGGGACGTTCACCGAGTGGCAGTCGCTACCTTGTGGTACTGATCTACTCTTTTACGAAGGGCTGCATGGCGGCTTGGTGACACAAGAGTATGATATTGCTCGTCACGTAGATTTATTAGTGGGTGTTGCGCCGACCATGAATCTTGAATGGATTCAAAAAATTGATCGTGATACCAAGCTGCGCGGATATTCCCAGGAAGCGGTTATCGATACCATATTAGGGCGCATGGATGATTACGTGCGCTACATTCAGCCGCAGTTCTCCCGTACCCATATTAATTTCCAGCGTGTGCCCACCGTCGATACGTCGAACCCCTTTGAGGTTCAGGATATCCCTACTGATGCGGAATCGTTTGTGGTGATTCGCTTTAGAGATCCATCGACCGTGGATTTTCCTTGGCTATTGGCGATGATAAAAGATTCATTTATGACTCGTCCGCACACGTTGGTTGTGCCAGGTGCGCGGATGTCGCTAGCGATGGAGCTGATTTTAGCGCCTCTGGTTCGCCATTTGCTTTCCCAGCGCCGTTTTCGCTAG
- a CDS encoding histidine triad nucleotide-binding protein, with protein MDCLFCKIINREIPADIVFEDEHVLAFNDINPQAPTHQLIIPKKHIATLNDIAPEDLALVGRLQHTAAQLAKQQGFAEDGYRVVMNCNEMGGQTVYHIHMHLMGGRQFTWPAG; from the coding sequence ATGGATTGCCTGTTTTGCAAAATTATAAACCGCGAAATTCCTGCAGATATTGTGTTTGAAGATGAGCATGTGTTGGCGTTCAATGACATTAATCCTCAGGCGCCAACGCATCAGTTGATCATTCCTAAAAAGCATATTGCTACGCTTAACGATATTGCCCCAGAAGACTTAGCACTGGTTGGGCGTTTACAGCATACTGCTGCACAACTGGCTAAGCAGCAAGGCTTCGCAGAAGACGGTTATCGTGTGGTGATGAATTGCAACGAAATGGGTGGCCAAACCGTTTACCATATTCACATGCATTTGATGGGTGGACGGCAGTTTACTTGGCCTGCAGGCTGA
- the ettA gene encoding energy-dependent translational throttle protein EttA, whose translation MAQYVFTMNRVGKVVPPKKQILKDISLSFFPGAKIGVLGLNGSGKSTLLRIMAGVDKEFEGEARPMPGINVGYLPQEPQLDDEKNVRDTVEEALGAIKEAQEKLDAVYAAYAEPDADFDALASEQARLENIIEAADAHNLERKLEVAAEALRLPPWDAKVGNLSGGERRRVALCRLLLSSPDMLLLDEPTNHLDAESVAWLERFLHDYNGTVVAITHDRYFLDNVAGWILELDRGQGIPFEGNYSQWLEQKEQRLNQEAKQEVSRQKAIKQELEWVRSNTKGRQAKSKARLNRFEEMQSGDFQKRNETNEIYIPPGPRLGDKVIEFHNVTKRFDDKLLYQDLSFTIPQGAIVGIVGGNGAGKSTLFKLVTGQEQPDAGEVVIGETVDIAYVEQLRDALDDKQTVWEAVSDGQDILNINGYEVSSRAYVGRFNFKGNDQQKRLDQLSGGERGRLQLAQTLKQGANVLLLDEPSNDLDIETLRALEEALLAFPGCAMVISHDRWFLDRIATHILAFEGDSEVVFFDGNYTEYEEDHKKRVGNDTPKRMKYKRIDA comes from the coding sequence ATGGCGCAATACGTATTCACCATGAACCGGGTTGGCAAAGTTGTGCCGCCCAAAAAGCAAATTCTCAAGGATATTTCGCTATCGTTCTTCCCTGGCGCCAAAATTGGCGTGCTGGGCTTGAACGGTTCCGGTAAATCCACACTGCTACGCATTATGGCCGGTGTCGATAAAGAGTTTGAAGGTGAAGCTCGTCCGATGCCTGGCATTAATGTGGGCTACCTACCCCAGGAGCCTCAGCTTGATGACGAAAAGAACGTTCGCGATACGGTAGAAGAAGCCTTAGGCGCCATAAAAGAAGCCCAGGAAAAACTGGATGCGGTGTATGCCGCTTATGCCGAGCCTGATGCAGATTTTGATGCCCTAGCAAGCGAACAAGCACGCCTTGAAAACATTATTGAAGCCGCCGATGCGCATAACCTCGAGCGCAAGCTGGAAGTCGCTGCAGAAGCGCTGCGCCTGCCGCCTTGGGATGCCAAAGTAGGCAACCTCTCTGGGGGCGAGCGCCGCCGTGTGGCATTGTGCCGCCTGCTGCTTTCAAGCCCCGACATGCTCCTACTCGACGAGCCTACTAACCACCTGGATGCTGAATCCGTTGCTTGGCTAGAGCGCTTCTTGCACGATTATAACGGCACCGTCGTGGCCATTACCCACGACCGTTACTTCCTAGACAACGTTGCAGGATGGATTCTGGAGCTTGACCGCGGCCAGGGCATTCCCTTTGAAGGCAACTACTCTCAGTGGTTGGAGCAGAAAGAGCAACGCCTGAACCAGGAAGCCAAACAGGAAGTATCGCGTCAGAAAGCCATCAAGCAAGAGCTTGAGTGGGTACGCAGTAACACCAAAGGACGCCAAGCAAAGAGCAAGGCGCGCCTTAATCGCTTTGAAGAGATGCAGTCTGGCGATTTCCAAAAGCGTAATGAAACGAACGAGATCTATATTCCACCTGGCCCGCGCCTGGGTGACAAGGTCATCGAGTTCCATAACGTGACCAAACGATTTGATGACAAACTACTCTACCAGGATCTCTCTTTTACCATTCCTCAAGGGGCGATTGTAGGGATCGTGGGCGGTAACGGTGCCGGTAAATCGACACTGTTCAAACTAGTTACCGGCCAAGAACAGCCGGATGCTGGCGAAGTAGTGATTGGCGAGACTGTCGATATCGCCTATGTTGAGCAGCTACGTGATGCGCTAGACGACAAGCAAACTGTTTGGGAAGCTGTCTCTGACGGGCAGGATATTCTAAACATTAACGGCTATGAAGTTTCTTCGCGCGCCTATGTTGGTCGCTTTAACTTTAAGGGCAACGATCAGCAGAAACGTCTAGACCAGCTTTCTGGTGGTGAACGCGGTCGCCTTCAGCTTGCCCAAACGCTGAAGCAAGGCGCGAACGTACTGTTGTTAGATGAACCTTCAAATGATCTGGACATTGAGACCCTACGCGCCTTGGAAGAAGCGCTGCTGGCCTTCCCAGGCTGCGCAATGGTGATCTCTCACGACCGTTGGTTCCTCGACCGTATCGCTACGCACATCCTCGCCTTTGAAGGCGATTCAGAAGTCGTCTTCTTCGATGGTAACTACACCGAATACGAAGAAGACCACAAAAAACGCGTGGGTAACGACACGCCTAAGCGGATGAAGTATAAGCGCATCGACGCCTAA
- a CDS encoding PA3496 family putative envelope integrity protein, translated as MSRDPLNRESYTSDVIDADEFDNLDAVNDDHYGKSKPSKADTLRARRQVEAWLEERRLQRAIEDDWDEEE; from the coding sequence ATGAGCCGTGACCCCTTAAATCGTGAATCTTATACCAGTGATGTAATCGATGCTGATGAGTTCGATAACTTAGACGCTGTTAACGATGACCATTACGGTAAAAGCAAGCCCAGCAAAGCAGATACGCTTCGCGCCCGCCGCCAAGTAGAAGCATGGCTTGAGGAGCGCCGTTTGCAGCGCGCTATTGAAGATGATTGGGATGAAGAGGAATAA
- a CDS encoding PAS domain S-box protein, whose product MKRSPLISPELLERIVDASEDGIVVAEQEGDENILIYVNKGFERLTGYSADEILYRDCRFLQNEDRDQDALTSIREALKEGRPSREVLRNYRKDGTMFWNELSITPVYDEADKLMYYIGVQKDVTERVEAQQALAALQKRQELAE is encoded by the coding sequence ATGAAACGATCTCCTTTGATCAGCCCTGAGTTACTCGAACGTATTGTTGACGCTTCCGAGGATGGCATCGTCGTTGCAGAGCAAGAAGGCGACGAAAACATCCTTATCTACGTCAACAAAGGGTTCGAACGTCTCACCGGCTACAGTGCAGATGAAATTCTTTATCGCGACTGCCGTTTTTTGCAAAATGAAGACCGTGACCAAGATGCGCTGACCTCTATCCGGGAAGCGTTGAAAGAGGGTCGCCCTTCTCGCGAAGTGCTGCGTAATTACCGCAAAGACGGCACCATGTTCTGGAACGAGCTCTCCATTACACCCGTTTATGACGAAGCTGATAAATTGATGTACTACATCGGCGTACAAAAAGATGTGACTGAACGCGTAGAAGCACAGCAAGCATTAGCAGCGCTTCAAAAGCGCCAAGAACTGGCAGAATAA